The Edaphobacter flagellatus sequence GACGCTCCTCGACACCCGGGAGTCGAAGGTCCACCACTTTACTAGCGCCCTCGGCCTGACCGAATCCGTTCTCCCTCTCTCTCGGGGCGTGGTCTTTGCGGAAGAATTTCCGCTCCTCATTAATAAGGATGGCGGCATTTCGTTCAGCTATGTCGACGAGGGCGCCCTCTCGGCGAGTGGCTTCGAGCATTTTCTTGACCGTCACGCTCCGCTTTTCCGATCACTCCACGGTTTCGAGTTGCTGTACCTCGCTGACTCGAACCGTGACTTTGACCGTGCAACGAGAATCTTCTCTACGAAGCTTCCCGATGAGCAGGAGCGGGGAATGACGCCGCTGACTCCTCGTGGCGTCGACCATCTCCTCGATTATCTTCGCGCGCGTGAGTTTGCCGACTCCAGGAAGTCGGCTCTTACTTTGCGCGATCTCGCTCTGCTCCGCGAGGGCGACGCTCTCTATACCCGTCCCGAACATCACGCACTCCTGGCATCGGGCACAGCCAACGCCCAGCGTGTCCGGCAGCAGTTCGAACAATCAGCACAGCGCCGGAAGCTCATCCCCGTTGTTCTTCCGTACAGCTATCCGCTCCATCGCTTCAAGTTCGAGAGTCAGCCTAAGCCGGAGCTTGGGTCTATGGTGCGGTCTATTCGGAGGCCAATTCTAGGGGAACAAACCATGCAGGAACAGCTATTTAGCGAAGGAGGTGATGAGGGGTAAGTAGGTGCCGAGGGGGGAGCGACCCCACCCCTCCGGGGCTGACGCGACGGCTGTCGCCGCGCTGGTCGCTCCCCCCCTCGCCACCTTCCAATGCTTAGCGTATGTGCGGCAGATATTTTGCTGATGCCTGATTGATCTCCACCGTATGCCAACCGGATTGGTTCGAGATCATTCACTGATACCGTTCGCATCCGCCAGAGATACACAACAGATTCCAACTTCATCCACAGGAGATGCTCATGAGCAGACTGAAACTACAGCATGGAGTGAGCCGCGTCCGCCGCGCCAAGCTGCAATCCTCGATCGACCAGACTATCGCCGACGATATCGAGCTGATGGCTAGCTGGTCGAACAACGAAACGCAGTATGTCATCAACGAACTACTGCGCTTCGCCATTGCGCAGGAAGAGGACTTCCTTAAACACAAAGCGGGCCTGCCTGCAAATCCCGCACGGAACACCATTGGCACGAAACCCGCTCTGACCCCGATCAAACAAGCATCCGACGCAGCTGCGAAGCCGGACACTTCAGTGCCGAATAACACCACTCATTCCTGAAAGGAGGTCATAGCCCATGCGGTCATCCCCGTGCATTCAACGCATCATCCGCCCGCTGGTCGCGCATCGCTTTCTGCTCTCGATTGGGCTCAGCGCCGCGTGTGGCATTGTCCTTAACTCGCTGCTGCCTATTGACCTTGCTGATCCACTGCTCCGCCTGGCCGAGATCCAGCGGCCTCAGATCATCCATACGCTGTTGATGGGTTACAAAGCTTTCCTTTACACCTCGCCGTTTATTTTCTTCTCGATGGGTTTCTCCCTTCTGTACGTTCATCTCTATAAGAGTGAACTGGAGTTGAATCCCGGCGCGTTGCCGCCCTATCCCAATCCGCAGAAGCGCAACGACCTCTTCCTGATTCTTGGCGAAGTGCATAGCAGGCTGCTGCCGAGAGCAAGTGCATTACCGTCATGGCTGTCCATTCCCGAGCGAGGCCTCTATACCGGAATCGCTTCCTTCGGCTCTATAGGTTCGGGAAAAACCTATGGACTGATCCTTCCAGCGATGCGGCAGCTCTTCGCATACAAAGCCAACGATGCCGACCGCAAGCTCTCCGGAATCGTTCTGGAAGTAAAAGGTGATCTTTGCCGGCAACTCCAGCGCATCCTGAAATGGTGCGGACGTGAAGATGACTACATCGAAGTCTCACTCGACGGAAACGTCCGTTATAACCCGCTGAACAACTCTCTCGATCCATATGCACAGGCATTCAACATCGCCTCCATCATCACCTCGATTTGGGGCAAAGGGAAGGAACCCTTCTGGCAGCAGTCCTACACCGATCTCGTCCGCTACGTGATCCTGCTCCACCGTATCCGTGACGGATACTTGACGCTGGTCGACGTTTTTCAGACCGTCATCAGCGCCGGACGGCTCGAAGAGCTGCTGGTTGAGGTAGGGTCGCAGTTCAGCACTACGAGCTATATCGGCGTTGAGAGAGAGGAGTACCTCAGCGAGGAGAAACAACTCGCCCCGCTCGGCTTCAAATGGAATCCGAGGGCCAACCTATATATAGCGAGGTGGGATGAACCACTGGAGACCGCCCTAACCGAACAGACATCTATCGAGTTTCTCGTATTTTCCCGCAAGCCATCCGATCCCGGAGCTCGCGAGCGATTCCGGAGCGTCCAGTATTGGTACTGGGAGCACTGGAAGTTCTTCCGCTCTGAGGTGAAGACGTCCATTGTTCAGGGCATCGCGGTATTCCTCTCCCTCTTCGAGACCGATCCCGATGTTCGCCGCGTCTTCTGCCCACCGAAGGACCTCTATCAAGGCAAGCCTTGCGCGTCCGATCCTGACGGCATCGTCATGCGCCCATTCGAAGAGTTGATCGAGTCCGGCAAAGTCGTTGGACTCAACTTCCCCGTAGCCCTGAACCCGGCGCTCG is a genomic window containing:
- a CDS encoding type IV secretory system conjugative DNA transfer family protein, translating into MRSSPCIQRIIRPLVAHRFLLSIGLSAACGIVLNSLLPIDLADPLLRLAEIQRPQIIHTLLMGYKAFLYTSPFIFFSMGFSLLYVHLYKSELELNPGALPPYPNPQKRNDLFLILGEVHSRLLPRASALPSWLSIPERGLYTGIASFGSIGSGKTYGLILPAMRQLFAYKANDADRKLSGIVLEVKGDLCRQLQRILKWCGREDDYIEVSLDGNVRYNPLNNSLDPYAQAFNIASIITSIWGKGKEPFWQQSYTDLVRYVILLHRIRDGYLTLVDVFQTVISAGRLEELLVEVGSQFSTTSYIGVEREEYLSEEKQLAPLGFKWNPRANLYIARWDEPLETALTEQTSIEFLVFSRKPSDPGARERFRSVQYWYWEHWKFFRSEVKTSIVQGIAVFLSLFETDPDVRRVFCPPKDLYQGKPCASDPDGIVMRPFEELIESGKVVGLNFPVALNPALAKTIGTMMKIDYQRAMLLRIPRMDAEPEKLYRASVFVCDEYQNFATVGGDNPTGDERFLSLSRQPRCIPIVATQSVASLKDALPNEGVKTLLQAFRTKVFLTTSDPETARYASELCGKEDRTRIGYTLSETSTNANVGWLSGRTSASKGSVAAVKQYQKQKEPVFEEKVFFDLKNAQSIVVAFDGVSPLPSTYCYLKPDFLPITMNWFDQEKIDFDPRRI